A genomic window from Synechococcus sp. CBW1107 includes:
- a CDS encoding YdcF family protein: MGFLFSKLLPQLLYPLSLGLLLALTGQLMRPRRRWSGSLGGLGLALLWISAMPLTARELVWGLEDRSAALTPAPVPVGDAIVVLGGGLRAALPPRTGVEVNEAGDRLLSGIRLLREQRAPLLLLSGGRVSFSSGDPAPAEALSARSLALELGVPADRLLLSDQARTTAEEAKDLRRIGLSRGWRTVLLVTSALHMPRALASFRRQSGFEVVPVACDYLLPARDQLGTPTVGSVMLSLWPDAGSLLLSSLAIKEHLGLLVYQLRGWS, from the coding sequence GTGGGTTTTCTGTTCTCGAAACTGCTGCCGCAACTGCTCTATCCCCTGAGCCTGGGCCTGCTGCTGGCTCTGACCGGCCAGCTGATGCGGCCGCGACGGCGCTGGAGCGGTTCCCTTGGGGGGCTGGGCCTGGCTCTGCTCTGGATCAGCGCCATGCCCCTCACGGCCAGGGAGCTGGTCTGGGGGCTGGAGGACCGCAGCGCGGCCCTGACACCCGCCCCAGTCCCCGTGGGCGACGCCATTGTGGTGCTGGGCGGGGGCCTGCGGGCGGCGTTGCCCCCCAGGACCGGAGTGGAGGTGAACGAGGCCGGCGACCGGCTGCTGAGCGGGATCCGGCTGCTGCGGGAGCAGCGGGCGCCCCTGCTGCTGCTGAGCGGAGGCCGGGTGAGCTTCAGCAGTGGAGACCCGGCGCCGGCCGAAGCCTTGAGCGCCCGCAGCCTGGCGCTGGAGCTCGGGGTGCCCGCGGATCGGCTTCTGCTCAGTGATCAGGCCAGGACCACCGCCGAGGAAGCGAAGGATCTGCGGCGGATCGGCCTGTCCCGCGGCTGGAGGACGGTGCTGCTGGTGACCAGCGCCCTGCACATGCCCAGGGCCCTGGCCAGTTTCCGCCGCCAGAGCGGGTTCGAGGTCGTGCCGGTGGCCTGCGACTACCTGCTGCCGGCCCGTGATCAGCTCGGGACGCCCACCGTCGGATCGGTGATGCTGTCGCTCTGGCCAGACGCCGGTTCCCTGTTGCTGAGCAGCCTGGCGATCAAGGAGCACCTCGGCCTGCTGGTGTACCAGCTCCGGGGCTGGAGCTGA
- a CDS encoding hercynine metabolism protein, with protein MSSSWFEKLESQLEQQLEAFLGSHPGQQELLELEELLERQRRLRRRRLQIQAQAEQLRQALLQIAGEITQWQERVRRARAAGAQELAARAEAHQGQLMGQGRDRWQQLGELGKEFARVEQELQELEQRQQARPRPSGQPATEPVAGPATTGPDLERAWADFESRQELEDLRRRTRPSGP; from the coding sequence ATGAGCAGCAGCTGGTTCGAGAAACTGGAGTCGCAGCTGGAGCAGCAGCTGGAGGCGTTCCTCGGCAGCCATCCGGGCCAACAGGAGCTGCTGGAGCTGGAGGAGCTGCTGGAGCGCCAGCGGCGCCTGCGCCGGCGGCGCCTGCAGATCCAGGCCCAGGCGGAGCAGCTGCGTCAGGCCCTGCTGCAGATAGCCGGCGAGATCACCCAGTGGCAGGAGCGGGTGCGGCGGGCACGGGCCGCCGGTGCCCAGGAGCTGGCGGCCCGCGCCGAAGCCCATCAGGGTCAGCTGATGGGGCAGGGGCGCGACCGCTGGCAGCAGCTGGGAGAGCTCGGCAAGGAGTTCGCCCGGGTGGAGCAGGAGTTGCAGGAGCTGGAGCAGCGCCAACAGGCCCGGCCCAGGCCCTCCGGCCAGCCCGCCACAGAACCGGTGGCCGGACCGGCCACCACCGGTCCCGACCTGGAACGCGCCTGGGCCGATTTCGAGTCACGCCAGGAGCTGGAGGACCTGCGCCGCCGCACCAGACCCTCCGGCCCCTGA
- a CDS encoding hercynine metabolism small protein, which translates to MSRDDQRRAMRETREGLIEQLEQLYREAFDRIGEQDLGEGAIARLTQLLLRSREAAISPLEEEIEAPLITRAPE; encoded by the coding sequence ATGAGCAGGGACGACCAGCGTCGGGCCATGCGCGAGACCCGAGAAGGACTGATCGAGCAACTGGAGCAGCTCTACCGCGAGGCTTTCGATCGCATCGGTGAGCAGGATCTCGGCGAGGGGGCCATCGCCCGCCTCACCCAGCTGCTGCTGCGCTCCCGCGAAGCGGCGATCAGCCCCCTGGAGGAAGAGATCGAGGCGCCCCTGATCACCCGCGCCCCGGAGTGA
- the egtD gene encoding L-histidine N(alpha)-methyltransferase, translating into MLDLHPAPADMARLVIEGLSRTPKQLPAWFLYDNEGSRLFDAICEQPEYGLTRTETTLLNRHAPSMAAAMGEGVLVEFGAGSARKVSPLLEALAPPAYVALDISAEHLQQACRNLQQRHPTIPVLGICCDYSQLRELPEHTLLEGRRRLGFYPGSSLGNFDPGEAVTLLGQFARLLGGDGRLLIGIDQPRSPAVLEAAYNDRAGHSAAFARNLLVRLNRELAGSFDPGSFRYEAHWENEESRIAMALVSERDQQVSLHGRRWWFAAGEALITEYSHKYSPEAFTALAAAAGWQALERWSADDGSFSLHLLQPASAGSAPGRLSI; encoded by the coding sequence ATGCTCGATCTGCATCCGGCCCCGGCCGACATGGCCCGGCTGGTGATCGAGGGGCTGAGCCGCACACCCAAGCAACTGCCTGCCTGGTTCCTGTACGACAACGAGGGCTCACGCCTCTTCGACGCCATCTGCGAACAGCCGGAATACGGTCTCACCCGCACCGAAACCACCCTGCTCAACCGCCACGCCCCCTCGATGGCCGCGGCCATGGGGGAGGGTGTGCTGGTCGAGTTCGGCGCCGGCAGCGCCCGCAAGGTGTCGCCGCTGCTGGAAGCCCTGGCCCCGCCAGCCTATGTGGCCCTCGACATCAGCGCCGAGCATCTGCAGCAGGCCTGCCGCAACCTGCAGCAACGCCACCCCACGATCCCGGTGCTGGGCATCTGCTGCGACTACAGCCAGCTCAGGGAGCTGCCGGAGCACACCCTGCTGGAAGGGCGGCGGCGGCTCGGCTTCTACCCCGGCAGTTCCCTGGGCAACTTCGATCCCGGCGAAGCCGTGACCCTGCTGGGCCAGTTCGCCCGCCTGCTGGGAGGCGATGGGCGACTGCTGATCGGAATCGACCAGCCACGCTCGCCGGCGGTGCTGGAAGCGGCCTACAACGACCGGGCCGGCCACTCCGCCGCCTTCGCCCGCAACCTGCTGGTGCGGCTCAACAGGGAGCTCGCGGGCAGCTTCGATCCCGGCAGCTTCCGCTATGAGGCCCACTGGGAGAACGAGGAGTCCCGCATCGCCATGGCCCTCGTGAGCGAACGGGACCAGCAGGTGAGCCTCCATGGACGCCGCTGGTGGTTCGCCGCCGGCGAGGCCCTGATCACCGAGTACAGCCACAAGTACAGCCCGGAGGCGTTCACGGCCCTGGCGGCGGCGGCGGGCTGGCAGGCGCTGGAGCGCTGGAGCGCCGACGATGGCAGCTTCAGCCTGCACCTGCTGCAACCGGCTTCAGCGGGAAGCGCACCAGGCAGACTCAGCATCTGA
- the egtB gene encoding ergothioneine biosynthesis protein EgtB, translated as MASAAPSAALLERLGTIRRRSEELVADLEPEDLCLQGMADASPPKWHLGHTTWFFETFLLQPHLPGYEPADSRWGFLFNSYYDAIGERHPRPQRGLLSRPPMREVMAWRRRVDAGLKDLLERLVRQPQATAEPVLELLELGLQHEQQHQELLLMDLLDGFSRNPLEPAYRQPGGLQVEAAEPLEWIEHPGGLVEIGAGPEDGFHFDNEAPRHRHWLEPHAIASRLVRNGEFAAFIAAGGYRRPELWMSEGWALVQERGWRAPRYWRGSERDGWSWEFSLEGRRPLRPEGPVRHVSWFEAEAYARWAGARLPTEAEWESASRGGHPALRELEGQVWQWTASAYRPYPGFTPAAGAVGEYNGKFMSSQMVLRGGSDFTPPGHGRHSYRNFFPPASRWVASGLRLAQERR; from the coding sequence ATGGCTTCCGCGGCTCCAAGCGCGGCCCTGCTGGAGCGGCTGGGGACGATCCGCCGCCGCAGCGAAGAGCTGGTGGCCGATCTGGAGCCTGAAGACCTCTGCCTGCAGGGCATGGCCGACGCCAGCCCGCCCAAGTGGCATCTCGGCCACACCACCTGGTTCTTCGAGACCTTCCTGCTCCAACCCCACTTGCCCGGCTATGAGCCCGCCGACAGCCGCTGGGGCTTTCTGTTCAATTCCTATTACGACGCGATCGGCGAGCGCCACCCCCGCCCCCAGCGGGGCCTGCTCTCCCGTCCACCGATGCGTGAGGTGATGGCCTGGCGGCGGCGGGTGGATGCCGGACTGAAGGATCTGCTGGAGCGGCTGGTCCGGCAACCCCAGGCCACGGCGGAGCCTGTGCTGGAGCTGCTGGAGCTGGGGCTGCAGCACGAACAGCAGCACCAGGAGCTGCTGCTGATGGATCTGCTCGACGGCTTCAGCCGTAACCCCCTGGAGCCCGCCTACCGCCAACCCGGCGGGCTCCAGGTCGAGGCGGCGGAGCCGCTGGAGTGGATCGAGCACCCGGGCGGCCTGGTGGAGATCGGCGCGGGCCCCGAGGACGGCTTCCACTTCGACAACGAGGCGCCACGGCACCGGCACTGGCTGGAGCCCCATGCGATCGCCAGCCGGCTCGTGCGCAACGGCGAATTCGCGGCCTTCATCGCCGCGGGGGGCTACCGCCGGCCCGAGCTCTGGATGAGCGAAGGCTGGGCCCTGGTGCAGGAGCGCGGCTGGCGGGCGCCTCGCTACTGGCGCGGCTCGGAACGCGACGGCTGGAGCTGGGAATTCAGCCTGGAAGGGAGGCGTCCCCTGCGTCCGGAAGGGCCGGTGCGGCATGTGAGCTGGTTCGAGGCCGAGGCCTACGCCCGCTGGGCTGGTGCCCGCCTGCCCACGGAAGCCGAGTGGGAATCCGCCTCCCGGGGCGGCCACCCCGCCCTGCGGGAGCTGGAGGGTCAGGTCTGGCAGTGGACGGCCAGCGCCTACCGTCCCTATCCGGGCTTCACGCCAGCCGCCGGCGCGGTGGGTGAATACAACGGCAAATTCATGAGTTCCCAGATGGTGCTGCGCGGCGGCAGCGACTTCACCCCTCCCGGTCACGGCCGCCACTCCTACCGCAACTTCTTCCCGCCCGCCAGCCGCTGGGTGGCCAGTGGTCTCCGCCTGGCCCAGGAGCGGCGATGA
- a CDS encoding cysteine synthase A translates to MGIRQGSCTQAGISQGFVEAVGNTPLIRLRLLSDLTGCEILGKAEFMNPGGSVKDRAALGILLEAEESGALQPGGTVVEGTAGNTGIGLTHLCNARGYRSLIVIPDTQSAEKIGLLRSLGAEVRTVPAVPYRDPNNYVKLSGRIAAEIPGAIWANQFDNLANRRAHYASTGPEIWEQTGGRIDAWVSATGTGGTYAGVALFLKERSERVRCVLADPHGSALHAWATGAGLKAEGSSITEGIGNSRVTANLEGAPIDDAVRIDDQSALETIYQLLWREGLFMGGSVGINVAAAVETARRLGPGHTIVTVLCDSGDRYRSRLYDADWLASRGLSQPRRERVPA, encoded by the coding sequence ATGGGCATCCGCCAGGGATCCTGCACCCAGGCAGGCATCAGCCAGGGTTTTGTCGAAGCCGTCGGCAACACCCCCCTGATTCGTCTGCGCCTGCTCAGCGATCTGACCGGCTGCGAGATCCTCGGCAAGGCGGAGTTCATGAACCCCGGGGGCTCCGTCAAAGACCGCGCTGCCCTCGGCATCCTGCTGGAAGCGGAGGAGTCGGGAGCTCTGCAACCGGGCGGCACCGTGGTCGAAGGCACGGCCGGCAACACCGGCATCGGCCTCACCCACCTCTGCAATGCCCGCGGCTACCGCAGCTTGATCGTCATCCCCGACACCCAGTCGGCTGAGAAGATCGGGCTGCTGCGCAGCCTTGGCGCGGAGGTGCGCACCGTCCCGGCGGTGCCCTACCGCGACCCCAACAACTACGTGAAGCTCTCGGGCCGCATCGCCGCCGAAATCCCGGGTGCCATCTGGGCCAATCAGTTCGACAACCTGGCCAACCGCCGCGCCCACTACGCCAGCACCGGCCCTGAGATCTGGGAGCAGACCGGCGGCCGCATCGACGCCTGGGTGTCGGCCACCGGCACCGGCGGCACCTATGCCGGCGTGGCCCTGTTCCTGAAGGAGCGCTCCGAGCGGGTGCGCTGCGTGCTGGCCGATCCCCACGGCAGCGCCCTCCATGCCTGGGCCACCGGCGCTGGGCTGAAGGCCGAGGGCAGCTCGATCACCGAGGGCATCGGCAACAGCCGCGTCACCGCCAACCTCGAGGGGGCACCGATCGACGATGCGGTGCGCATCGACGACCAGAGCGCCCTCGAGACCATCTACCAGTTGCTCTGGCGGGAAGGGCTGTTCATGGGCGGCTCGGTGGGCATCAACGTGGCGGCGGCGGTGGAAACGGCCCGCCGGCTCGGGCCCGGCCACACGATCGTCACCGTGCTCTGCGACAGCGGTGATCGCTACCGCTCCCGCCTCTACGATGCCGACTGGCTGGCCTCCCGCGGACTGAGCCAGCCCCGCCGAGAGCGGGTTCCGGCCTGA
- a CDS encoding phosphotransferase, producing MDPAQTAEPGLLIADRYRLEAELSRSPQGVLWRASDQLAGGALMALRQLGPEQDQEHWRQLWSRLQGVLHPQIPRIGEAIPRGDELWLVREWQGGPTYRELLEARRERQLVFGAGEVLLLVRQLLPVLAALHGQDLVHGDLCPANLLRRDRDGLPVLLDFGLVRDGSIEAPAGGATPGYAPAELGRGEPVQPWMDLHSLGVVALVLLSGDEPAALLDPSTLAWSWPSADQLDPALRDQLERLLSSDPDQRFATASQALEAFQQLPMPESLGPVARADRTVALVPPSVPPPVEPPRAPAPTPPVAVLRSRQQVKDEAVEGRLWPVVMALVFSAVVGISLGWWLLGRGKAPSEEVREAPQRPLTASLPPGEVDQRQELLNRLRALQVDRGWFLNLVDANLMAQFPERGGRLPSDALEDAPLRKVWNELAEEWLARVEQLPIAVRRKLGSFSASDWEGQQRRLAAQGLSAPVLRQLVSGNAQALLPGRSSMDIPPEPFRQLWYAAAQQTLESLRVEPILATPGQARVQSAELEANGARVFPIRIPRGHQLVLGVNGSPLMQMSVFDAQGNLLEPKGPLRVVSLGVVPGNQAQLLISNEGVAPAFITLSLRADPPPPVPSPPEPAERPQPESPPEESPSRQQPSAPATPEPDQRRPSQPLTPPPPESDSPQTR from the coding sequence ATGGATCCCGCTCAAACCGCCGAGCCAGGTCTGCTGATCGCGGATCGCTACCGCCTGGAGGCGGAGCTCAGCCGCAGCCCCCAGGGGGTGCTCTGGCGCGCCAGCGATCAGCTGGCGGGCGGGGCGCTGATGGCCCTGCGCCAGCTGGGCCCCGAGCAGGACCAGGAGCACTGGCGGCAGCTCTGGAGCCGCCTGCAGGGGGTGCTCCATCCCCAGATCCCCCGCATCGGTGAAGCCATTCCTCGGGGGGATGAGCTCTGGTTGGTGCGCGAGTGGCAGGGGGGACCCACCTACAGGGAGCTGCTGGAGGCGCGGCGCGAGCGTCAGCTGGTCTTCGGGGCGGGGGAGGTGCTGCTGCTGGTGCGGCAGCTGCTGCCGGTGCTGGCGGCCCTGCATGGCCAGGACCTGGTCCATGGCGATCTCTGTCCGGCCAATCTGCTGCGCCGTGACCGCGACGGCCTGCCGGTGCTGCTCGATTTCGGCCTGGTGCGCGACGGTTCGATCGAGGCTCCCGCCGGCGGGGCCACGCCCGGCTATGCGCCGGCGGAGCTGGGCCGCGGCGAACCCGTGCAGCCCTGGATGGATCTGCATTCCCTGGGGGTCGTGGCGCTGGTGCTGCTCAGCGGGGATGAGCCGGCGGCCCTGCTCGATCCCAGCACCCTCGCCTGGAGCTGGCCGTCCGCCGACCAGCTTGATCCGGCCCTGCGGGACCAGCTGGAGCGTTTGCTGAGCTCCGATCCCGATCAGCGCTTCGCCACGGCGTCCCAGGCACTGGAGGCCTTCCAGCAGCTGCCGATGCCCGAGAGCCTCGGCCCCGTGGCCCGGGCCGACCGCACCGTTGCCCTGGTGCCACCGTCTGTGCCGCCGCCAGTTGAGCCTCCCCGCGCTCCGGCTCCCACGCCGCCTGTCGCTGTTCTGCGCAGCCGCCAGCAGGTCAAGGACGAGGCCGTGGAAGGCCGTCTCTGGCCGGTGGTGATGGCGCTGGTGTTCTCGGCCGTGGTCGGCATCAGCCTCGGCTGGTGGCTGCTCGGCCGCGGCAAGGCCCCCAGCGAGGAGGTCAGGGAAGCCCCCCAGCGCCCCCTCACCGCCAGCCTGCCGCCCGGTGAGGTGGACCAGCGCCAGGAGTTGCTCAACCGGCTGAGGGCCCTGCAGGTCGACCGTGGCTGGTTCCTCAACCTGGTGGACGCCAACCTGATGGCCCAGTTTCCGGAGCGGGGAGGGCGACTGCCCAGTGATGCGCTGGAGGATGCCCCCCTGCGCAAGGTCTGGAATGAGCTGGCGGAGGAGTGGCTGGCCCGGGTGGAGCAGCTGCCGATCGCCGTGCGCCGCAAGCTCGGCAGTTTCAGCGCCTCCGACTGGGAGGGCCAGCAGCGGCGTCTTGCCGCCCAGGGGCTGAGCGCCCCGGTGCTCCGCCAGCTGGTTTCCGGCAACGCCCAGGCCCTTCTGCCCGGCCGATCGAGCATGGACATCCCACCCGAGCCCTTCCGCCAGCTCTGGTATGCCGCCGCCCAGCAGACCCTGGAAAGCCTCCGGGTCGAACCGATCCTGGCCACTCCCGGTCAGGCCCGGGTGCAGTCGGCGGAACTGGAGGCCAACGGCGCCCGGGTCTTCCCGATCCGCATCCCCAGGGGCCACCAGCTAGTGCTGGGGGTGAATGGCTCACCGCTGATGCAGATGAGCGTCTTCGACGCCCAGGGGAATCTGCTCGAGCCCAAGGGTCCCCTGCGGGTGGTGAGTCTGGGGGTTGTGCCCGGGAATCAGGCCCAGCTGCTGATCAGCAATGAAGGCGTGGCCCCGGCCTTCATCACCCTGTCGCTGCGGGCCGACCCTCCCCCGCCTGTGCCGAGCCCGCCTGAGCCCGCTGAGCGCCCCCAGCCGGAGAGCCCACCCGAGGAGTCACCCTCGCGCCAGCAGCCTTCCGCTCCCGCCACCCCTGAGCCCGACCAGCGCCGCCCGTCCCAGCCGCTGACACCTCCCCCCCCGGAGAGCGACTCGCCCCAGACCCGCTGA
- the queC gene encoding 7-cyano-7-deazaguanine synthase QueC, with protein MAVALISGGLDSATAAALAIEAGYRLIGLSFDYGQRHRRELEAAAQLASALGLIEHHTIAVNLAAWGGSALTDPGIALPGAGAVEGVIPPTYVPGRNTVFIALGLSLAEARGASRLVLGVNAVDYSGYPDCRPDYLAAFQSLADLASKAGREGHGARLWAPLLSWSKTRIVEEALRLRLPIESTWSCYAGGTVPCGRCDSCRIRDAALRDAGHPELASHGPG; from the coding sequence CTGGCCGTGGCACTGATCTCCGGCGGGCTTGATTCGGCCACGGCCGCGGCCCTGGCGATCGAGGCGGGCTACCGGCTGATCGGTCTGTCGTTCGATTACGGTCAGCGTCACCGCAGGGAGCTGGAGGCTGCCGCCCAGCTGGCGTCTGCACTCGGCCTGATCGAGCACCACACCATCGCCGTCAACCTGGCTGCCTGGGGTGGCTCGGCCCTCACCGACCCTGGCATCGCCCTGCCCGGCGCAGGGGCGGTGGAGGGGGTGATCCCTCCCACCTATGTGCCGGGCAGGAACACGGTGTTCATCGCTCTCGGGCTCAGCCTGGCCGAGGCCCGGGGGGCCTCCCGCCTCGTGCTGGGGGTGAATGCGGTGGATTATTCGGGTTATCCCGATTGCCGTCCCGACTACCTCGCCGCGTTTCAGAGCCTGGCGGATCTGGCCAGCAAGGCCGGCCGGGAAGGACACGGGGCCCGGCTCTGGGCACCGCTGCTGAGCTGGAGCAAGACACGGATCGTTGAGGAGGCCCTGCGTCTGCGGTTGCCGATCGAGAGCACGTGGAGCTGTTATGCCGGCGGGACTGTCCCCTGCGGCCGCTGCGACAGCTGTCGCATCCGCGATGCCGCTCTGCGGGACGCGGGGCATCCCGAGCTGGCCAGCCACGGACCTGGATGA
- a CDS encoding anthranilate synthase component I family protein codes for MSREPLIRPLPWREPWPLVNRLAQHYGLEGLVWLDGDGTALGRTSTLALAPLEQVECRGLPAESGAGDPFAALRRVLGTGGAWLGWLGYEAGAWVEPGSHWRSPDTATLWAARYDPLLRFDLQERRLWLEGDDPGRLRDLAALIGSGPEDPGTAEAAAPPAPGLPPGHWHWHTTPEAFAHQVTALREWIAAGDLFQANLTACRELLLPQPVSPLELYGRLRRHCPAPFGGVAIASLGEDGEAVLSASPERFLRLEEDGQVETRPIKGTRPRHTAAAADAAAAADLITSAKDRAENVMIVDLLRNDLGRVCRSGSIGVPQLLGLESYRQVHHLTSVVEGSLRPEADLVDLLRACWPGGSITGAPKVRACQRLGALEPVPRGPYCGSLFLLEADGRFDSNILIRSLMLRGRRLRAHAGCGIVADSSPAAEAEELAWKLDPLLEALA; via the coding sequence ATGAGCCGGGAGCCTTTGATCCGCCCCCTGCCGTGGCGGGAACCCTGGCCCCTGGTGAACCGGCTGGCGCAGCACTACGGGCTGGAGGGGCTGGTCTGGCTGGATGGGGATGGAACGGCCCTGGGACGCACCTCGACCCTGGCCCTGGCCCCCCTGGAGCAGGTGGAGTGCCGGGGCCTGCCGGCTGAGTCCGGAGCCGGCGATCCCTTCGCGGCCCTGCGGCGTGTCCTGGGGACGGGTGGGGCCTGGCTGGGCTGGCTGGGCTATGAGGCGGGAGCCTGGGTGGAGCCGGGATCCCACTGGCGCTCGCCGGACACAGCCACCCTCTGGGCCGCTCGCTACGACCCCCTGCTCCGCTTCGATCTGCAGGAACGGCGTCTCTGGCTGGAGGGGGACGACCCGGGGCGGCTGCGGGACCTGGCGGCCTTGATCGGATCAGGCCCTGAAGACCCAGGAACGGCGGAGGCCGCAGCGCCGCCGGCCCCGGGTCTGCCGCCCGGCCACTGGCACTGGCACACCACCCCGGAGGCCTTCGCCCACCAGGTGACGGCCCTGCGGGAGTGGATCGCCGCGGGGGATCTGTTCCAGGCCAATCTCACCGCCTGCCGCGAACTGCTGCTGCCACAGCCGGTCTCACCCCTGGAGCTCTACGGCCGGCTCAGGCGCCACTGCCCGGCGCCCTTCGGTGGAGTGGCGATCGCCTCGCTCGGCGAGGACGGTGAGGCCGTGCTCTCCGCGTCGCCGGAACGCTTTCTGCGTCTGGAGGAGGATGGCCAGGTGGAGACCCGTCCGATCAAGGGCACCCGGCCCCGTCACACCGCCGCCGCCGCCGATGCCGCCGCCGCTGCCGACCTGATCACCAGCGCCAAGGACCGGGCCGAGAACGTGATGATCGTCGATCTGCTGCGCAATGATCTCGGCCGGGTCTGCCGCAGCGGCTCGATCGGGGTGCCTCAGCTGCTGGGGCTGGAGAGTTACCGCCAGGTGCACCACCTCACCTCCGTGGTGGAGGGATCCCTGCGCCCCGAGGCCGATCTGGTGGACCTGCTGCGGGCCTGCTGGCCGGGCGGGTCGATCACCGGGGCCCCGAAGGTGCGCGCCTGCCAGCGCCTGGGTGCCCTGGAGCCCGTGCCCCGGGGGCCCTACTGCGGATCCCTGTTCCTGCTCGAGGCCGACGGCCGCTTCGACAGCAACATCCTCATCCGCAGCCTGATGCTCAGGGGCCGGCGCCTGCGCGCCCATGCCGGCTGCGGCATCGTGGCCGATTCCAGCCCCGCCGCCGAGGCTGAGGAACTGGCCTGGAAACTGGATCCCCTGCTGGAGGCCCTGGCCTGA
- a CDS encoding aminotransferase class IV: MPLSDRGLSLADGLFETVLVEGGRPRLLAQHHQRWRCGAEVLGLEPPPPLERVALLAREAIDRSGIACGALRLNWSRGDGARGLEPSAGPARFWLQLSPAWPDFSSVSVMVSRLERRNAASRLSSCKTFAYGASVLARLEARRAGQQEALLLSTAGGLCCGTCANLLVRHSGGWWTPPQASGCLPGVMRARALALGLAQEAPAPIEASQLRHGALLINSLGCRPIRSLEGEVVSTWPEPEHFWRRLLADD, from the coding sequence GTGCCGCTCTCGGATCGGGGCCTGAGTCTGGCCGATGGGCTGTTCGAAACCGTGCTGGTGGAGGGGGGGCGCCCCCGGTTGCTGGCCCAGCACCATCAGCGCTGGCGCTGCGGGGCGGAGGTGCTGGGTCTTGAGCCCCCACCGCCGCTGGAGCGGGTGGCGCTGCTGGCCCGCGAGGCGATCGATCGCAGCGGCATCGCCTGCGGGGCCCTGCGCCTCAACTGGAGCCGGGGCGATGGTGCCCGGGGCCTCGAACCCTCCGCGGGACCTGCACGCTTCTGGTTGCAGCTCAGCCCCGCCTGGCCTGATTTCAGCTCGGTGTCCGTGATGGTGAGCCGGCTCGAGCGGCGCAATGCCGCCAGCCGCCTGAGTTCCTGCAAGACCTTCGCCTATGGCGCTTCGGTGCTGGCCAGACTGGAGGCCCGACGGGCGGGTCAGCAGGAGGCGCTGCTGCTGAGCACGGCCGGGGGGCTCTGCTGCGGCACCTGCGCCAACCTGCTGGTGCGTCACTCCGGGGGGTGGTGGACACCGCCGCAGGCCAGCGGCTGCCTTCCCGGCGTGATGCGGGCCAGAGCTTTGGCCCTGGGGCTGGCCCAGGAGGCTCCGGCGCCGATCGAGGCCTCCCAGCTGCGGCACGGTGCTCTGCTCATCAACAGCCTCGGTTGCCGGCCGATCCGGTCCCTGGAGGGGGAGGTGGTCTCCACCTGGCCCGAGCCGGAGCACTTCTGGCGTCGCTTGCTTGCGGACGACTGA